ACCCGAATGCCGGAACCTTTCTGATCCGGGATATCAGGAATATCAACCGGTTTTTCTCCTCTTTCTGCCCTGTGGAGGACGAGGACGCGCTGGTGCGCGAGGTGACGGGCGGGACATTCCGGCCCCTGGCAGATAAGGAGCGGTGAATTAAATGACAGTACAGGAAATCAGGATTGGTGCAAACAGGATCGGCGCCCTCATTGGAAAAGACGGCGCCGTCAAGAAGGCGCTGGAGGAGAAGACAGGGGCCGCGATCCAGATCGACAGCGACGAAGGCGAAGTGCGGATCGAGGGTGAGGACGCGGCAGGCGTGCTCAGGGCGACCGATGTCGTCACCGCGATCGCGCGGGGCTTCTCGCCTGAGCGGGCTTTCAGGCTTCTCGAAGACGAGGACCTCACCCTTGACGTCATCGACATCTCTGTGGTTGAACCCTCCCCGCGCCAGCAGGAGCGACTCCGCGGCAGGATCATTGGCAAGGCCGGGAAGGCACGGGAACAGATTGAGGACATGGCCTATGTCGGCATCTCGGTGCAGGGCAAGACCGTCACCCTGATCGGGACACCCGACCACCTCAAGAATGCCCGAACGGCCCTCGAGATGCTCATCAACGGCGTGCCCCACGAAACCGTTTACTCTTTCCTGGAGAAGAAGCGGCGCGAGGAGAAGGAGAATATCCTGGACTACTACTACTGATCCCCTCGCGCCCGGCGTTATTTCCCGTGGAGAGATATATACATCCAACAACTATATTTTCTACAATCTGTGGACATGGTCTTGAATTTCGAGTGGAAACAAAGGGGTCCATATGAAGGTTGCTGACCTGCCTCTTCCCGACGCCCTCAGGTCTCAGTACAGTGCACGCGGGATCGAGGCGCTCTACCCTCCCCAGGAAGCCTGTGTCAGGGCCGGGATCTTCGAGGGGAAAAACCTCCTGTGCGCCATCCCGACGGCGAGCGGCAAGACCCTTGTCGCCGAGATGGTGATGCACCGTCATATCGCCGACGGCGGCACGTGCCTGTACATCGTCCCCCTCAAGGCCCTCGCCACCGAGAAATACGAGGACTTTTCTGGCAAGGGTGTCAGGGTCGGGGTGGCGACCGGAGACCTCGATCGGAAAGACGCCTACCTTGGTAAAAACGATATCATCGTCGCCACGTCGGAGAAGGTGGACTCCCTCCTCCGGAATGCCGCACCCTGGCTCTCCAGGATCACCCTCCTTGTCGTGGACGAGTGCCACCTCATCGCCTCCCCTGACCGGGGTGCGACCCTTGAGATGGTGATCGCGAAACTCAGGCACAGGAACCCGGCGATGCAGGTGATCGCCCTCTCGGCGACGGTGGGCAACCCCGGCGCCCTTGCCGGCTGGCTTGACGCCGAACTCGTGACAAGCGAGTGGCGTCCGGTCGACCTGCGGGAAGGGGTCTTCTACAATGGCACGATCCACTTCGAGGACCATGAAAGGCAGGTGTCGGCAAAGTCAAAGAACGACGACCTGAACCTCTGCCTGGACACGGTCGCGGAGGGCGGGCAGTGCCTTGTCTTTGTCTCGTCGAGGCGGAATGCCGAAGCCTTTGCAAAGAGGGCGGCAGGCGGGCTGAAACTCTCCGAACCCGCCCTCGACGACGCGGCCGACGCGATCGAACGCGAGGCGGCGACCGACCTCGGCAAGACCCTCGCCCTCTGTGTCAGGAAGGGCGCGGCCTTCCACCACGCCGGCCTCTCGTCGGCGGAGAGGAAAATCGTCGAGGACACCTTCAGGACAGGGGCGATCCGGGTGATCTCGTCGACGCCCACCCTTGCCGCGGGCCTCAACCTGCCGGCACGGCGGGTGGTGATCCGCGACTACCTCCGTTTCGGCGACGGTGGCATGGCACCGATCCCGGTCGGGGAGTACAAGCAGATGGCCGGGCGTGCCGGCCGCCCGCACCTCGACCCGTACGGCGAGGCGGTGCTCATCGCAAAGAGCGAGGATGGCTGCCAGGACCTCTTCGAGGCGTACATCGACGCCCCCCCCGAGGAGGTCACCTCGCAGTGCAACTCGGAGAACGCCCTGCGCACCCATGTCCTCTCCCTTATCGCCACCCACTTCGTGCAGAGCCGCGGCGAGGTGCTCTCCTTCATGGGGGAGACCTACTATGCCTACGAGCACCAGGGACTGCGGTCCACCATCCATGAGACCATTGATCGTGTGATCGACTGGCTCGTCGACGCCGAGATGGTGACGGAGTTCGGGGACCGCCTGGAGGCGACCGAGTACGGCGACATGGTCTCCCGCCTCTACATCGACCCGAGGAGTGCGGAGGCGATCGTCACCGCTCTCAGAGGGGCCCCGGTCTATGCCGACATCGGTCTCCTCGAACTCATCTGCGAGACGCCCGACATGCTCACGCTTTTTTTGCGTAAGGACGACGCCGAGATCCTCCCCCTCTTCCTCCGGGACCACGAGGCCGAACTCTGGACCGGCGTGCCGTACGGCTCAGACGAGATGGAGGCGTTCTACGCCTCGGTGAAGACCGCGATGCTCCTCTCCGAGTGGTCTGACGAGGTGACAGAGGCAATGATCTCCGAGCACTTCAATGTGGGGCCTGGCGACATCCACAACAAGGTCGAGACCGCGGTCTGGCTCATCCACGCCGCGTCGCGCCTTGCATACCTCTTCAACCGCCCCCTCGCAAAACCGATCGCCGACCTCGGGACACGGGTAAAGTATGGCATCAAGAAGGAACTCCTGCCTCTCATCGCCCTGCGCGGCATCGGTCGGGTGCTCTCCCGGCGCCTCTTCGACCTGGGCATGACGACGCCGCAAGAGATGAGGGCGGCCGGGATCGGGAAGATCGCCCCCATCCTCGGCGAAAAGACGGCGGCGAAGGTCCTCGCCCAGATCGAGGGGAAGGAGGCTGGAGACGATGCTCCGACCGTTGAAGAGGAGATCGAGGTGAAAAGAGGGCGGCGGCAGACCACGCTCTTTGCATTCGAGGGACATAATGGAGATTAACTGCGATATCAGGGAGGCGGTCATCGAGATCCCCGCGCTTCCCGCGTTTCTGGAGACGATCCGGGTGATCGCGGAGTCGGCCGGGACGCACATTATCTGTTTCGACGCCGATGAACTCGCCGGGAAGGCCCATGCCGCGAAGGCAGTGCGCCACGCCCTCCGCGCCTGGCAGGAAGGGCGGGCGATCGCGAAGACCCTGGAGATGGAGGCCCTCCTCTATGCGGCGGGGACCCGCCAGTGCCGGGTGGCGACAGGCATCGGCCTTCACGCGGGGACGAACCGCTGCTATGTCTGCCTCTGCCCGCCGTCTGAGGCGGCGGCGGCCGCGCTCGGCAAAGTCCTCGCCTGGAACGAGGCAGACTGGGAGGGGATCGACGAGGAGAAGCAGCGCCGCCTGATGGAGCGCTACGGCATCACGCCCGAGGAGATCGCGGCAACGGACGGGCGGATCCGTCCTCTCGTCCTGGAGAGGGTTGCCCTCCTTGAAGTGAACCGGTGAAAAATTGACCCTTCGGCCAGGAAAAGAGATCTGAAGCAGGGCACTTCGGTCCTGCTGTTTTTTTCTTTTTGCCCTCAGTCCTTTGCCATGATCGCCCCGATCACGATGAACCCGAGGCCGATGACGGCGACGACCAGTTCGACGATGCCGATGAGGAAAGCGATCACCTCGGGTGCGAGTTGCGTCATGCCATAGACGCCCGCACCGGCGAGGATAAACCCTACAACGAGCAATGCAACACCTGTTTTGTCCATGGAATCACTCTCCAGTGAATGATTGTTCGATCCGGCATATGAGGGTTTTCCCTCACCATCGATCCTCTGTGGAAGGTTTTTTTCCCGCAGGCGGCGATCCCTTCTCCATGGATATCGGAATAATTGATTGGAATACGGTATGGGCCGAAGAGTTGCGGCAGAACCATTCTGTCGTCGGTTTCAGGACCGGCCCTGCTCTCTGGGGTGAGAAGGGGCGGGCTGTTTGCTATGATACCCATGTTTCGGGCAGGAGAGTGGAGGAAACCCTCTCCGCCCTCCCCCTCGTGCGGGCTGCGCGGGTCCTCGACATCGGTGCCGGCCCGGGTACCCTTGCCCTCCCCCTTGCCCGCCGTGTGCGGACGGTCACCGCGGTGGAACCGGCCTCCGGGATGGCCGATGTGCTTGAAGACCATATGGACGAGGAGGGGATCGGGAACGTCAGCGTCGTCAGGAAGCGCTGGGAGGACGTCGACCTGTCCACAGATCTGCGGCTGCCGTACGACATCGTCGTCGCGTCCTTCTCCCTCGGCATGGCGGACCTGCGGGCCGCTCTCCAGAAGATGGACGACGTCGCCGCAGGATCGGTGCACCTCTTCTGGTTTGCCGACGTCCCTGCCTGGGAGCGTCGCTATCTCCAGGTCTGGCCATCTCTCCACGGTGCCGCCTACCGGCCTGTCCCGAAGGCCGACATCGTCTGCAACCTCCTCTGGCAGATGGGCATCTACCCTGACCTGCATATCGGCCTGATGCAAAGAGAAGTGCGTTTCGCCGATCTCAACGAGGCGCTGGTGACCTGTGCGCCGAAGTTCGGGGTGAGCGGGAAGAAGCAAGAGGAGATCCTCCGCCGTGCCCTTGCCGACTGGCTCGTCCCCGAAGGCGGGGCATATGTCCTGCGGGAGACGTCCCGGTACGCGCATATCTCGTGGAAAAAAGAGGAAGATTAAGTCCTCCGCAGCAGGAGGACGGCGAGCGCGGCGGCGGTCAGGAAGGGGACGAGAGAGAGGGGCGACTGCTGCGCCGTCGTCGGGGGAACGGTCGTCGCCGTCGTGCCGACTGTGGTCGTGGCCTTCGTCGTCTCCGGCGCCGGTGTCTGCGATGCTGTGGCTGCCGTGGTCACCGCCGGCATCGTTGTCTCCCCCACAGCCCCGTCCGCCACGGCCACAACGGCCCAGCCCTGTACGACGGTGATCGCAAAGAAGGAGAATCCTGTGCAATATGCCCGGTACTTCGCCACTCCTCCTTCGGTGCCGAGATATTCGGTCTTGAGTGTCTGCCATGCCCCATCATGGTACCGCTGGAGGGCGATGTCTGTGGTGTTGATCCCCTGCCCCTCGATCCAGGCCTCATCTACAGAGAACTCGATAGTGGCATTGCAGTCTTCCAGGCTTCCGAAACCCGGCCCGACCTCAAGGTACTGGTAGGTGGCGTTCTCTGTCTCGCCAATTCCTGCCGGGGCCGAGGGCAGGTGCCGGGCGCTCATCGTGAGCGAACTCATATCCTCTTCAGGCACGATGAAGACCCTCATGACTGCACAGTCCCCGAAGCAGAACTCCGACTCTTCGCCCGCCGCAAGACCGGTGGCAAGGGCCGTATCCCAACTGTCAGAACCGCCGTCGGACGCCGGCGGCGTCGCCGGGCTTGCCATCACGGCCTCCTTGTTGTGTGCGAGCACGCCGGGCAGGGAGTCGACGCCTGCGAGCGACTTCGGGAAATTGGTGAAGATGACGCGGTCAGCCCCGATCCCCCTGTCCTGGAGGGTCTCCTCGATCCCCTTCGCCATCTCTCCCGACTGCATGTTTTCGATGACATACTTCACGTTCCCGTATTTCTCCGGGTTCGCGGCGATGTCGTCGACGACCTTTGCCGGGGTGAACCGGCCCTTCATGTAGAACTCTGGGCCGAAGACGGCGACGACGTTGAGGCCGAGCCAGTTCTCCGCCGCCTCCCTCTGCCAGACCATCACGATGACGTCCTGTCCCTCGATCCGATCCCGCTCACCGTCGGCGATGTCGGCCTCATCGATTGCGTCGCAGTAGGCCTGGAAGTTCGCCTCGAACTCGTCGGCGTTCCAGGGCTGTGCCGCCATGAGGATATCCTTCACCTCCCCTGCAAAGACCTTCGCCTTCTCAGGGGTGTTCCAGTCCTGTGTGCTGATAATGGTCCAGGCCACGTTTCTGCCATAGTTTGTCTGCATGAACTTCTCGACTGCAGGCATGACGACGGGCTTGTCCATCCCCGAGTTGTGGGCGAAGAAGAGGTCTGCCGATGCGATGAAGTCCTTCTGCATCTGGATGCGGTTGCCGATGATGTCGCCCTGCATATGCGGGCAGATGGTTGGATCGGCGATCGCAATCACATTCACGTGGTCCCCGCCGATCGCCTCCACCGGGTCGGCGATGACGCTCGTCGTGGCGACGATATCCATCGGACCGTCGGCCGGGGTCACGGCCTCCTTGTTGTGTGCGAGCACATCCGGCAGGGAGTCGACGCCTGCGAGCGACTTCGGGAAATTGGTGAAGATGACGCGGTCGGCCCTGATCCCCCTGTCATGGAGGGCCTCTTCGATCCCTTTCGCCATCTCTCCCGACTGCATGTTTTCGATGACATACTTCACGTTCCTATATTTCTCCGGGTTCGCGGTGATGTCGTCGACGACTTTCGTCGGGGTGAACTGCCCGCCCATGTAGAACTCTGGGCCGAAGACGGCGACGACGTTGAGGCCGAGCCAGTTCTCCGCTGCCTCCCTCTGCCAGACCATCACAATGACGTCCTGCCCCTCGATCCTGCTCTTCTCCTCTTCGGTAAGGTCGGCGGCGTCGAT
The sequence above is a segment of the Methanofollis sp. genome. Coding sequences within it:
- a CDS encoding pre-rRNA-processing protein PNO1 is translated as MTVQEIRIGANRIGALIGKDGAVKKALEEKTGAAIQIDSDEGEVRIEGEDAAGVLRATDVVTAIARGFSPERAFRLLEDEDLTLDVIDISVVEPSPRQQERLRGRIIGKAGKAREQIEDMAYVGISVQGKTVTLIGTPDHLKNARTALEMLINGVPHETVYSFLEKKRREEKENILDYYY
- a CDS encoding zinc ABC transporter substrate-binding protein, translated to MLKKRSIKRILTVLFIICALGAPAVAAMDIVATTSVIADPVEAIGGDHVNVIAVADPTICPHMQGDIIDSRIQMQKDFIASADLFFAHNSGMDKPVVMPAVEKFMQTNYGRKVNWTVISAQDWNTPEKAKVFAGEIKDKLVAADGANATAYEANYDAYCDAIDAADLTEEEKSRIEGQDVIVMVWQREAAENWLGLNVVAVFGPEFYMGGQFTPTKVVDDITANPEKYRNVKYVIENMQSGEMAKGIEEALHDRGIRADRVIFTNFPKSLAGVDSLPDVLAHNKEAVTPADGPMDIVATTSVIADPVEAIGGDHVNVIAIADPTICPHMQGDIIGNRIQMQKDFIASADLFFAHNSGMDKPVVMPAVEKFMQTNYGRNVAWTIISTQDWNTPEKAKVFAGEVKDILMAAQPWNADEFEANFQAYCDAIDEADIADGERDRIEGQDVIVMVWQREAAENWLGLNVVAVFGPEFYMKGRFTPAKVVDDIAANPEKYGNVKYVIENMQSGEMAKGIEETLQDRGIGADRVIFTNFPKSLAGVDSLPGVLAHNKEAVMASPATPPASDGGSDSWDTALATGLAAGEESEFCFGDCAVMRVFIVPEEDMSSLTMSARHLPSAPAGIGETENATYQYLEVGPGFGSLEDCNATIEFSVDEAWIEGQGINTTDIALQRYHDGAWQTLKTEYLGTEGGVAKYRAYCTGFSFFAITVVQGWAVVAVADGAVGETTMPAVTTAATASQTPAPETTKATTTVGTTATTVPPTTAQQSPLSLVPFLTAAALAVLLLRRT
- a CDS encoding ATP-dependent DNA helicase, with translation MKVADLPLPDALRSQYSARGIEALYPPQEACVRAGIFEGKNLLCAIPTASGKTLVAEMVMHRHIADGGTCLYIVPLKALATEKYEDFSGKGVRVGVATGDLDRKDAYLGKNDIIVATSEKVDSLLRNAAPWLSRITLLVVDECHLIASPDRGATLEMVIAKLRHRNPAMQVIALSATVGNPGALAGWLDAELVTSEWRPVDLREGVFYNGTIHFEDHERQVSAKSKNDDLNLCLDTVAEGGQCLVFVSSRRNAEAFAKRAAGGLKLSEPALDDAADAIEREAATDLGKTLALCVRKGAAFHHAGLSSAERKIVEDTFRTGAIRVISSTPTLAAGLNLPARRVVIRDYLRFGDGGMAPIPVGEYKQMAGRAGRPHLDPYGEAVLIAKSEDGCQDLFEAYIDAPPEEVTSQCNSENALRTHVLSLIATHFVQSRGEVLSFMGETYYAYEHQGLRSTIHETIDRVIDWLVDAEMVTEFGDRLEATEYGDMVSRLYIDPRSAEAIVTALRGAPVYADIGLLELICETPDMLTLFLRKDDAEILPLFLRDHEAELWTGVPYGSDEMEAFYASVKTAMLLSEWSDEVTEAMISEHFNVGPGDIHNKVETAVWLIHAASRLAYLFNRPLAKPIADLGTRVKYGIKKELLPLIALRGIGRVLSRRLFDLGMTTPQEMRAAGIGKIAPILGEKTAAKVLAQIEGKEAGDDAPTVEEEIEVKRGRRQTTLFAFEGHNGD
- a CDS encoding class I SAM-dependent methyltransferase — its product is MDIGIIDWNTVWAEELRQNHSVVGFRTGPALWGEKGRAVCYDTHVSGRRVEETLSALPLVRAARVLDIGAGPGTLALPLARRVRTVTAVEPASGMADVLEDHMDEEGIGNVSVVRKRWEDVDLSTDLRLPYDIVVASFSLGMADLRAALQKMDDVAAGSVHLFWFADVPAWERRYLQVWPSLHGAAYRPVPKADIVCNLLWQMGIYPDLHIGLMQREVRFADLNEALVTCAPKFGVSGKKQEEILRRALADWLVPEGGAYVLRETSRYAHISWKKEED
- the cgi121 gene encoding KEOPS complex subunit Cgi121, whose translation is MEINCDIREAVIEIPALPAFLETIRVIAESAGTHIICFDADELAGKAHAAKAVRHALRAWQEGRAIAKTLEMEALLYAAGTRQCRVATGIGLHAGTNRCYVCLCPPSEAAAAALGKVLAWNEADWEGIDEEKQRRLMERYGITPEEIAATDGRIRPLVLERVALLEVNR